The Candidatus Poribacteria bacterium genome includes the window GAGGACTCTGGCTCGGCCGCGGAACCGCAACCATCCAGCGACGGAGAGACATGCCGATTCGCGCGGCCCGGGCGTCACGCGGACAATCATGCCATACGCGTCCCGAGCCCATCAAGTCGATCCGCCCCATCCTCGCCGACGTTGACGAATTCTCGCGGCAGCGACATAGTGGAGCTCGCCATACCACCCGACGACCCCTCACCAGGGAGCATCCACGTGAGAATCGGCTTTATCACCGACCTGTCGGAAGAAGATTTCCGCTTCGCGGCGGAGAACGGGTTCTCGTGCGTCGAGCACATCAGCTTCGGCAACGTCGATGTCGTCGCCCGACGCGACCACATGCGCGCGATGTCGAAGCGGTACGGCGTCGATTTCTCCATGCTGGCGCTCTTCTCGCAGCAGTACAACGCCGACGATCGCGCCGTCGCTGAGGAGTCGATGCGCCAGGCGCGAGCGATGATCGACCTGTGCGCCGACATATCGTGTCCGCTCATGGTCACGTGCGGCGGGGATGCGGGGAACCGATCCCTCGAAGAGAACGCTCGTCGCGCAGTCGATTCGTTCGGCGCGATGATCGACTACGGCAAACCTCGCGGCGTCAGGATCGCCGTCTACAACTGCCACATCACCAACTTCTCTTACGGGCCCGATGCCTGGCAGTTGATCCTGCCGCACCTGCCGGAGCTGGGAATCAAGTTCGACCCGTCGCACCCCTTCTACGACGGTCGGGACTACCTCGCGGAACTGCGGGATTGGGGCAACCGCGTCTACCACGTCCACGCCAAGGGCAGCGTCGTCATCGGCGGCAAGCCGTTCGAGGATCCGCCCGCCGGGCTCGACCAAACGGACTGGGGAACGCTGTTCGCGATCCTCTACCACCACGACTACGACGCCGACATCAACATCGAGCCCCATGCTCGAACGTGGTTGGGCCCTCGAAGGTTCGCCGGAATCCTTCTGGCTCAGCGACACCTCCGGCAGTACCTGATCTAGGCGGAGCGCTCGACGACGGGACCGTCGCAAACGCGTCGGAATAACGCCGCAAACTCCGACGAACCGTCGTCGAACCAGACGTCGAGCCGAACATCCCGGTGACCGATTGGGAGCTTGCGTTCGCGGAAATACGGCACATAGTCGTCGTAGTTCCGGAAGTGAGCACGTGTCCCGTCACCGAAGCGAATCGTCTGGACCCAGCGCGGAGACGGTCGGATGTCCGGCGCATCGACTCGAAGTCTTGCGACGGCGTCTCGGTCGAGTTCGATGCCCAACCCCGGTGCGTCGCCGACTGCGACATGACCGTCGGAGACTCGGATCGGTTCGACGACCAACGGCTCTGAGTAGGTGTTGAGACAGGTGATGGCGGGCCACTTCGCGTGCGTCAGCACCGCACCGAGGTGGTTCGCCCAGGTCGTCGTGATGCCCGTCCCAACGAGCTGGATCCAGAACGGCATATCGACCTGGGCTGCGGCGCGAGCCTGGCTCAGCATCGCGTTCGCGCCACAGCAAAGCACAAAACCGTCGCACGCGCCTTCTGTGACAGCGACGCGGAATGGCGGGCTCCCATAGTGCATCGCGATCTGGCTCTTGAGCTCTGAGCGGAGGCGGACGTTTCCGGGCACATCCCCCTGCGGGATCGGCGACTCGAAGATCTCGACATTGTCGATCTCTTCGAGTGCTTTGAGAACCGACAGCGCGTTGTCTGCGTCCAAGAGGAAGTCGTTGAAATCGACGTCGATGGGCGAGCCTGCCGGGACGACGTCCGCGACGGCGCGCACCTGCTCGACGATGTCGAACCACGGCCGACCCTTGAGCTTGAAGCTCGTGTAGCCCTGGCGGATGGCGTCACGCGCTTCGGACGCCCAATCCTCCGGCGGCATGTCGATGCACCACCAAGCCAGCGGGACCCGATCTCGGACCTTCTGACCCAGCAGCGCATGGACGGGAACGCTGGCGTGCTTTGCCGCGACATCCCACAGTGCGATCTGGAGTCCGGCTCCCAGGTCATCGCGGTAGAGCAGATCGTACGGGTTCTTGCCAATGGCTTCCTGAACCGACGCATCGGTCACGCGCGACCACGTGTAGTGGACGATGGTCTCGCCGATCCCGACCAACCCGACGTTGGTCCGCAGCACGAGAACCTCGCTGATCGTCCATCCGGGGATGTGCCGGAGCATGCTCCTGCCCGCCGCGGGCGTGTGTAGGACTTCGACGAGGGTACGTTCGATGTCTGTGACCCGGATATCCATCGCGGGCTCCTTCCTGACGTGGTCCACGACGCACATTCAAGGGCATCCACATGGTTCCGTCAACGCCCGCCATACGGCGACGCCATGGTTGCGATCGCGTCCGGCACGACCTAGAATATCCCGACTCCGATCAACGTGGGGAGACAAGCCCTTGCCGAGTCCGTACCTGGTGGCGACCGTCGCCGTCATCTTCGCAGCCATTCTCGGGTTGTTGGTGATCCGAATCGTCCGCGATTACGAGCGTGCGGTCGTGTTCCGGCTCGGGCGCGTGCTCCGCGCCAAAGGTCCCGGCTTGATTCTGCTGATCCCCCTCGTCGACCGCATGGTGAAGATCACGCTGCGCGTCCAGACGCTCGACGTCGCGCCACAGGACATCATCACCAGCGACACGGTCTCGGTGAAGGTGAACGCGGTACTGATCTTCCGCGTCATCGACCCGGTGAAGGCGGTCATCGGCGTCGACGACTTCGTGGCTGCGACGGGTTTGCTCGCCCAGACGACGTTGCGGTCGATCCTCGGCGGAGCGGAACTCGATTCCCTCCTAACCGAGCGCGATCAGCTCAACGAAAACCTCCAGGCGGTCCTCGCAGCCAAGGCGGCGCTTTGGGGAGTCGAGGTGCAGTCGATGGAGATCAAGCACGTCGATCTGCCGGAGGGCATGCGACGGGCAATGGCGCGGCAAGCGGAGGCTGAACGCGAACGGCAGGCGAAGATCGTCGCGGCGGAGGGGGAGCACCAAGCGGCAGAAGCCCTCACCAGCGCGGCAAGGGTGTTGGGAACCAACCCCGTATCACTCCAGTTGCGCTACCTCCAGACTCTGGTCGAAGTCGCCTCGGAACAGCACTCCACGACGCTCTTCCCGATCCCGATCCATCTGGCGCAGGCGTTCCGTCCCATCCCAGAGGCAGCGCCGAGCGATGGAGCCTAGTCGGGGCTCGGCGGCATGGCTTCGCCACTATGGCTCGCCGGCTCTGGTAGTCCTCGCCGGCATCGTCGTCTTCATCTGGAAGCTGCGGATCGTCGCGCCGATCCAGTACGTCGGACACGCAGACGCATCCGGC containing:
- a CDS encoding enolase, with protein sequence MCVVDHVRKEPAMDIRVTDIERTLVEVLHTPAAGRSMLRHIPGWTISEVLVLRTNVGLVGIGETIVHYTWSRVTDASVQEAIGKNPYDLLYRDDLGAGLQIALWDVAAKHASVPVHALLGQKVRDRVPLAWWCIDMPPEDWASEARDAIRQGYTSFKLKGRPWFDIVEQVRAVADVVPAGSPIDVDFNDFLLDADNALSVLKALEEIDNVEIFESPIPQGDVPGNVRLRSELKSQIAMHYGSPPFRVAVTEGACDGFVLCCGANAMLSQARAAAQVDMPFWIQLVGTGITTTWANHLGAVLTHAKWPAITCLNTYSEPLVVEPIRVSDGHVAVGDAPGLGIELDRDAVARLRVDAPDIRPSPRWVQTIRFGDGTRAHFRNYDDYVPYFRERKLPIGHRDVRLDVWFDDGSSEFAALFRRVCDGPVVERSA
- a CDS encoding slipin family protein produces the protein MSVTRISIAGSFLTWSTTHIQGHPHGSVNARHTATPWLRSRPARPRISRLRSTWGDKPLPSPYLVATVAVIFAAILGLLVIRIVRDYERAVVFRLGRVLRAKGPGLILLIPLVDRMVKITLRVQTLDVAPQDIITSDTVSVKVNAVLIFRVIDPVKAVIGVDDFVAATGLLAQTTLRSILGGAELDSLLTERDQLNENLQAVLAAKAALWGVEVQSMEIKHVDLPEGMRRAMARQAEAERERQAKIVAAEGEHQAAEALTSAARVLGTNPVSLQLRYLQTLVEVASEQHSTTLFPIPIHLAQAFRPIPEAAPSDGA
- a CDS encoding sugar phosphate isomerase/epimerase, with the translated sequence MSSDAGTNGVIEDSGSAAEPQPSSDGETCRFARPGRHADNHAIRVPSPSSRSAPSSPTLTNSRGSDIVELAIPPDDPSPGSIHVRIGFITDLSEEDFRFAAENGFSCVEHISFGNVDVVARRDHMRAMSKRYGVDFSMLALFSQQYNADDRAVAEESMRQARAMIDLCADISCPLMVTCGGDAGNRSLEENARRAVDSFGAMIDYGKPRGVRIAVYNCHITNFSYGPDAWQLILPHLPELGIKFDPSHPFYDGRDYLAELRDWGNRVYHVHAKGSVVIGGKPFEDPPAGLDQTDWGTLFAILYHHDYDADINIEPHARTWLGPRRFAGILLAQRHLRQYLI